Proteins encoded in a region of the Haloarcula sp. CBA1129 genome:
- a CDS encoding IS5 family transposase, with product MSKISRFTSNVVQLAKNAVGERGEVAAPEGGGGFAEYAVVSLHCLRVYLGKSYREALDLLSEMPQILGKIGLDAADLPDHSTLVKWFDRIKTELWRVLLRLSAQLHEPSDHAAIDATFFDRENASKHYCRRTNYRVQTLKATALVDTESQAILDVHCTTEKRHDTQLGWQVARRNAGDLASLAADKGYDWMDLREKLREEGVRPLIKHREFQPIDHAHNARIDGPQYRQRAMCETVFSTIKRTLGDTVRARTWYGEFRELVLMCVVHNIKQSLKP from the coding sequence ATGTCGAAAATTTCCCGCTTCACGAGCAATGTCGTTCAGTTAGCTAAAAATGCTGTTGGTGAGCGAGGCGAAGTCGCCGCCCCCGAAGGGGGTGGCGGCTTCGCCGAGTATGCGGTGGTGTCGCTGCACTGTCTGCGGGTTTACCTAGGAAAGTCCTACCGAGAAGCACTTGATTTGCTGAGCGAGATGCCACAAATACTTGGGAAGATCGGCCTTGACGCGGCCGATCTCCCCGATCACTCCACGCTAGTCAAGTGGTTTGACAGAATCAAAACCGAACTCTGGCGAGTGCTGCTGCGCCTGTCGGCGCAGCTGCACGAGCCAAGCGATCACGCCGCTATCGATGCGACGTTTTTCGACCGCGAAAACGCTAGCAAACACTACTGTCGGCGGACGAATTACCGGGTTCAGACGCTCAAAGCGACAGCTCTCGTCGACACAGAAAGCCAAGCGATTCTAGACGTTCACTGTACGACTGAGAAACGCCACGACACACAGCTCGGCTGGCAGGTCGCCCGACGCAACGCGGGCGACCTCGCCAGCCTCGCTGCGGACAAAGGCTATGACTGGATGGATTTACGCGAAAAACTCCGCGAAGAGGGCGTAAGACCGTTGATCAAACATCGTGAGTTCCAGCCCATCGATCACGCGCATAACGCGCGGATCGATGGACCTCAATACCGCCAACGAGCGATGTGTGAGACCGTTTTCTCCACGATTAAGCGCACGCTCGGCGACACCGTGCGTGCGCGAACTTGGTACGGCGAATTTCGTGAACTCGTCTTGATGTGTGTCGTTCACAACATCAAGCAGTCTCTGAAACCGTGA
- a CDS encoding HAMP domain-containing sensor histidine kinase: MSSWVSHELQRQQVNDRLQAQNEQLEQFASIVSHDLRSPLDVAQGRLKLAREECDSEHLDAVMRAQNRMTELIENLLTFAREGDAVNEFEPVDLVPLTKNCWLNVATAEATLTIEMTRRIQAGRSRLQQLLENLLRNAIKHGGKDVTITIGELEDGFYVEDDGPGIPEDDRNDVFEAAYSTAEDGTGFGLSIVKQIVQAHGWDIRATESSDGGARFEITNVEFAAE; encoded by the coding sequence ATGAGTAGCTGGGTGAGCCACGAACTACAGCGACAACAGGTGAACGACCGGCTCCAAGCGCAAAATGAACAACTGGAGCAGTTCGCGTCGATTGTCTCCCACGATCTTCGGAGTCCGTTGGACGTCGCCCAGGGCCGACTAAAGTTGGCCCGCGAGGAGTGCGATAGTGAGCATCTTGACGCCGTGATGCGGGCTCAGAATCGGATGACCGAGCTGATCGAAAATCTCCTGACGTTTGCTCGCGAAGGCGACGCAGTCAATGAGTTTGAACCAGTTGATTTGGTGCCCCTCACGAAGAACTGCTGGCTGAATGTGGCTACCGCCGAGGCGACACTCACGATCGAGATGACCCGGCGAATTCAGGCCGGCCGGAGTCGTCTCCAGCAACTCCTAGAAAACCTTCTGCGTAACGCGATCAAACACGGTGGCAAGGACGTGACGATCACCATTGGCGAGTTGGAGGACGGATTCTACGTGGAAGACGACGGGCCAGGCATCCCTGAAGACGATCGGAACGACGTGTTCGAGGCAGCGTACTCGACCGCCGAGGACGGGACTGGGTTCGGACTGAGCATCGTTAAACAAATCGTTCAGGCCCACGGCTGGGATATTCGCGCAACCGAGAGCTCCGATGGCGGAGCCCGATTCGAAATCACCAATGTCGAGTTCGCGGCTGAATAG